One Xiphophorus couchianus chromosome 1, X_couchianus-1.0, whole genome shotgun sequence genomic region harbors:
- the LOC114160247 gene encoding PRA1 family protein 3: MAAKMELAPLRPWDDFFPGAERFSKPEFGDLTKWNNRVISNLIFYQTNYFVVALVVFLIVGFLNPFGMFLGGAVVSLVFAGSVWAGENKPTIKNFKKKNPTLFVIGVMATSYFVLSLFGGVMVFIFGITFPLLLILIHASLRQRNMKNRLENKIEDVGLKKTPMGMIMDLLDQQEEKMNKIQDFIENKLQ; the protein is encoded by the exons ATGGCAGCCAAAATGGAGCTTGCTCCTCTCAGACCATGGGATGACTTCTTCCCCGGAGCGGAACGGTTCTCCAAACCAGAGTTCGGGGATTTAACCAAGTGGAACAACAGAGTGATCAGCAATTTGATCTTCTACCAGACGAATTATTTTGTTGTCGCCTTGGTGGTTTTCCTCATTGTGGG GTTCCTGAATCCCTTTGGCATGTTTCTGGGCGGTGCCGTGGTGTCTCTGGTATTTGCCGGTTCCGTGTGGGCTGGGGAAAACAAGCCCACAATCAAGAACTTCAAGAAGAAGAATCCCACTCTGTTTGTGATTGGCGTAATGGCCACAAGTTACTTTGTGCTGTCGCTGTTTGGAGGTGTCATGGTCTTCATCTTTGGAATCACTTTTCCTTTGCTGT TGATCCTGATCCATGCATCTCTGAGACAGCGCAACATGAAGAACAGGCTGGAGAACAAGATCGAAGACGTCGGGCTGAAGAAGACCCCGATGGGCATGATCATGGATCTCCTCGACCAGCAGGAGGAGAAGATGAACAAGATCCAGGATTTTATTGAGAATAAACTGCAGTAA